In Pyrus communis chromosome 15, drPyrComm1.1, whole genome shotgun sequence, the genomic stretch TGATGGTAATGATCAAGCTGATGATTGGGCTTTTGAGGAGGTAGGTGCTAGAACCATATAGTTCATTGACTTTATTGTCTCTTTTTGGAGCAGATTCTGATCTGCTTTATTGCATATTAAATTGACCACATGGATTCTTGGGTAATTTAGAACTTAATCATTTACTATTGCGATTCGTATGGTTAGAAGAAAACAGCAGTATACTTCCTGTAGGGGAAGGCAGATTGGAGGAAGGAAACCATGGCTCCATCCCTTTGTTGCAAATTTATAGTTCTAGACtgtaatgttgaaattttttctcCTCGCTTTATATCCAAACAAGCCCAATAATTTCCCTCCTCTCAAACCAAATAGGAGGGAGAAATCAACTCCCTTTCCATCTGTTCCATTTTCCATTCCGATGAACATCTTAAACTGAACACAGTTTAGGATTGAAACCTGAGTCACCGAGAGATTATCTATAGTACATGGGGACATCCCTGCACACACCAAGAAATTATCTATAGTGCAAGTAATTTGTTTCATTTGGTTTCATAATGTCAAGGAATTCCATAATTTAAACGCAATTATGTTTTCAGGGGCCTCACTCTGATTTTACTGGTCCAACTTCTGGGAGCACTGCCTGTGTTGCAATTCTTCGAAACAAGCAACTTTTTGTGGCGAATGCTGGTGATTCTCGTTGTGTGATATCAAGGAAGGGTCAGgtaatttattatatttctgttgtttttctttcttgttatgTTGATTGCTTAAAATAGATAATCAAGTCTTTTCATTTCTATATCAAATGGTTAAAAGTGATGAGAGGTCTAAATTCTAAGGCTATTTATATGTGATCCTATGTTTACAATTGAGAATATTTGTATATACTTGTTTCCCGCTGTAAATTGCATATAGTTTTCTGATGTCACTTCTATTTTTCAGGCATATAATCTGTCAAGGGACCACAAACCTGATCTTGAGCTTGAGAAGGAGAGGATTTTAAAAGCTGGTGGTTTCATCCATGCAGGACGAGTCAATGGAAGTTTGAACCTTGCAAGAGCTATAGGTAATTATTGTGCATGAATGCATTCTTAGTATAACACGGTTCCGAAATCTCAATTACATTTATATCCAAAGGAATTAAATTatgttttgaaatttatgtttATGGATGTATGGAACTTCCTTGGAATACGTTCAGTGTTGTGTTGTAAACTACATTGAGTGTTTTTGTGCATGCGCATATTTGTGGAGGGGGAGCTAAGTGCATAGCTTTTTATGTTCCTGTACTCATTAATTTTGCATATACTGCAGGTGACATGGAATTCAAGCAGAATAAATTTTTGCCAGCTGAAAAACAAATCGTAACTGCATGTCCGGACATAAACACTGTATGTATATACTTGCGACATTGAAAGTTTTCACAAGATATTTAGAAAAATATAGTAGTTTGGATAATGGCGGTTTTTGGGGGCTATCTACATTTTGGAGTTTCCCAAAATTGTTTGGTACATGTTTTATTATAAAAGCAAAAATAACTAACAGTTATTGGCTATTACTTTTGTCttccattttaatttatttacttattttttaattaggtTGAGCTTTGCGATGACGATGAATTTATTGTGCTAGCATGCGATGGCATCTGGTATGCGTCtttaacttttctttctttatgttcATATTTTTGTTCAATATATCCTTGCTGATATAATTCTGCTTTTGATAACTCAGTTTAATGTTTTTAAGTTATGGTATGATTGTCGGAAATTGAGTTGATATTTTTGTTACTTCTTACAGGGACTGTATGTCTAGCCAGCAAGTGGTAGATTTTGTACATGAACAACTATTGTCTGTGAGTGCatgtttctctttcttttctttggttttcctGGTTTGAAAACAAGGACAGCACTTTCGCAATGCAGTTGAAGTGGTTCCATATAGAGCGATATGTTGCTTGGTATGACACTTTATCATTGTAAATCATGCAGGAAAGCAAGCTATCTGCGGTGTGCGAGAGAGCCCTTGATAGGTGTTTGGCGCCATCGACTGCTGGTGGTGAGGGATGCGATAACATGACCATGATCGTGGTGCAGTTCAAGAAGCCCAAACAGTCGACTGAGTCTGAGGGTGGGCAATCCTCATCAGCTGAAGAAGCAGGTGGAAGCGATTCAAACGGAAGTGATTCAAAGGCAGATGAAAGTGAATCGAAGTAGTGGCCCGCTTTGTACCTTGAAACTAGTGGAGAGATTTGCATCACGTTTTTACTCTCAGAAGAAATGTGAATCTCAGATTGGTAATTGTAGATTGTTTAGCCTGGAAAAAACAGGAAAACGAATGGATCTTTAGCGATTTAGATAAAACTCGTTTTTGTGCTCTTCGATGTTTGTTTTTTCGGTTGAAACACACGTTGAAATAGTATGTACAGATTATAACAAAGTACCACCAGAGTGTTTGAATGTAATCTTAATATATCTTTGAGCTGTTCAAGTAAAAATGATGTGAAGTGTTTTTCTGTTTCACTGTCACTATACCATCTGGATAAAAGTGTGTTTGCACTTTGCAGTGTGCTGCGATTTCAGAAGCAGTCATGAACAAACCGGGTTGGGACCAATTTGCCAAACGGGTTTGCAGCTTCGACTGTCTG encodes the following:
- the LOC137717427 gene encoding probable protein phosphatase 2C 60 codes for the protein MGTYLSTPKTEKFSEDGENDRVRYGLSSMQGWRTTMEDAHAAYPDLDASTSFFGVYDGHGGKVVAKFCAKYLHQQVLKNEAYAAGDIGTSVQKAFFRMDEMMRGQRGWRELAVLGDKINKFTGMIEGLIWSPRGSDGNDQADDWAFEEGPHSDFTGPTSGSTACVAILRNKQLFVANAGDSRCVISRKGQAYNLSRDHKPDLELEKERILKAGGFIHAGRVNGSLNLARAIGDMEFKQNKFLPAEKQIVTACPDINTVELCDDDEFIVLACDGIWDCMSSQQVVDFVHEQLLSESKLSAVCERALDRCLAPSTAGGEGCDNMTMIVVQFKKPKQSTESEGGQSSSAEEAGGSDSNGSDSKADESESK